One stretch of Chthoniobacterales bacterium DNA includes these proteins:
- a CDS encoding glycine zipper domain-containing protein, whose amino-acid sequence MIAVALFVAVAFTSCETATGQGAGWGAAAGAVIGGLTSHHSAEGAAVGALIGANTGALIGASIDEANAVRYGPHPRGGFPFARPTERPGLYVSPYPPHRVYDLRHVPHGGLVDDPVGGGYFRKP is encoded by the coding sequence ATGATTGCCGTGGCTCTGTTTGTCGCCGTGGCCTTTACCTCGTGTGAAACGGCCACCGGCCAGGGCGCCGGCTGGGGGGCAGCCGCCGGGGCGGTTATTGGGGGACTCACGTCGCATCATAGCGCTGAAGGCGCCGCCGTAGGGGCATTGATCGGCGCCAACACCGGCGCGCTCATTGGCGCTTCGATCGACGAAGCGAACGCAGTCCGTTACGGTCCGCATCCTCGTGGCGGCTTTCCGTTTGCCCGGCCAACAGAGCGTCCAGGTCTATACGTGAGCCCGTATCCGCCGCATCGCGTTTACGATCTGCGTCACGTTCCGCACGGTGGCCTCGTCGACGACCCGGTCGGCGGCGGCTACTTCCGCAAGCCGTAA
- a CDS encoding menaquinone biosynthesis decarboxylase, whose amino-acid sequence MSYASFRQFIQALDAAGELTRVSAPVETDLLVSEWANREMKAPGGGKALLFENPTVDGKPSQFPVAINTMGSRKRMAMALKVGNIDDVAQEIQLILKAKPPTDLREGWSLLKQGLNLLHARPKHAKEGACQEVFHRFEEAPTTSGSQLSTLPSAPAQGLSLSNGNSQQFSLRDLPILKCWPKDGGRFITLPNVHTRDPETGARNVGMYRMQVYDDRTTGMHWQVHKVGARHGKRYYERGERMPVAVCLGGDPAYTFAATAPLPDGLDEILFAGFLRKKSVELVPCKTVDLEVPNDVDFVLEGYVQPGEMRPEGPFGDHTGYYTAVEDYPVFHLTAITHRRDAVYPTTIVGIPPMEDFYMGDASVRIFLPVFKMNFPELVDMTLPPEGVFHNLVFVSIRKQYPYQAFKVMHGLWGMGQMMFSKYIVVVDEDCDVHNTSEVLFRLCANTDPERDSTIIRNPSDSLDHAPSSQNIGSHMGFDATRKLPGENYHRSWPELLKMTDEAQALVDALRKR is encoded by the coding sequence ATGTCGTACGCCTCATTTCGACAGTTTATCCAGGCGCTCGATGCGGCGGGGGAACTGACCCGCGTTTCGGCGCCGGTCGAGACCGATTTGCTGGTCTCGGAGTGGGCGAACCGTGAGATGAAAGCGCCGGGCGGCGGCAAGGCGCTGCTTTTTGAGAATCCGACCGTCGACGGCAAGCCCTCCCAGTTCCCGGTTGCGATCAATACCATGGGATCGCGCAAACGGATGGCGATGGCGTTGAAGGTCGGCAATATCGACGATGTCGCCCAGGAGATTCAGCTCATCCTCAAGGCGAAACCGCCGACCGATCTCCGCGAAGGTTGGAGCCTCCTCAAACAGGGTCTCAATTTGCTCCATGCCCGGCCAAAGCATGCGAAGGAGGGCGCATGCCAGGAGGTGTTCCACCGGTTTGAAGAAGCTCCAACTACCAGCGGCTCTCAACTCTCAACTCTCCCTTCGGCTCCCGCTCAGGGCCTGAGCCTGTCGAACGGCAACTCTCAACAATTCTCTCTCCGCGATCTGCCGATCTTGAAATGCTGGCCGAAGGATGGCGGGCGATTCATTACCCTGCCGAATGTGCATACGCGCGATCCGGAAACGGGGGCGCGCAACGTCGGCATGTATCGCATGCAGGTTTATGACGACCGGACAACCGGGATGCACTGGCAGGTGCACAAGGTCGGGGCGCGTCATGGGAAGCGTTACTACGAGCGCGGTGAGCGGATGCCAGTGGCGGTTTGCCTGGGAGGCGATCCGGCCTACACCTTTGCCGCCACCGCGCCGTTGCCGGACGGACTGGACGAGATTCTCTTCGCCGGATTTCTTCGAAAAAAATCAGTCGAGCTGGTGCCGTGTAAGACGGTCGATCTGGAAGTGCCAAATGATGTCGATTTCGTGCTGGAAGGTTATGTCCAACCGGGGGAGATGCGCCCGGAGGGACCGTTTGGCGACCACACTGGGTATTACACGGCGGTCGAGGATTACCCGGTCTTTCATTTAACGGCCATCACCCATCGCCGCGACGCGGTTTATCCCACCACGATTGTCGGCATCCCGCCGATGGAAGATTTTTACATGGGCGACGCCAGTGTCCGGATATTTCTGCCGGTCTTCAAAATGAATTTCCCGGAGCTGGTGGACATGACACTGCCGCCCGAAGGTGTCTTTCACAATCTGGTCTTCGTCAGTATCCGGAAACAGTATCCGTATCAGGCTTTCAAGGTGATGCACGGCCTCTGGGGGATGGGCCAGATGATGTTCAGCAAATACATCGTGGTGGTGGATGAAGACTGCGACGTCCATAACACGAGCGAGGTTCTGTTCCGCCTGTGCGCGAACACGGATCCGGAACGCGACAGCACCATCATTCGGAATCCAAGCGATTCGCTCGATCACGCGCCCAGCTCACAAAATATCGGATCGCACATGGGTTTCGACGCGACCCGAAAGCTGCCCGGCGAGAATTATCATCGTTCCTGGCCGGAACTGCTGAAGATGACCGACGAAGCCCAGGCGCTCGTCGACGCGTTGCGGAAACGGTAG